A stretch of Eleutherodactylus coqui strain aEleCoq1 chromosome 2, aEleCoq1.hap1, whole genome shotgun sequence DNA encodes these proteins:
- the NKX6-3 gene encoding homeobox protein Nkx-6.3, translating into METHHPGAFMLPPYSEIKAPPGCQFSAHTTFHKLSSTVLGCHLPAGTPHGISDILGRPLPTPHSGMLPAYPTVPGYGRSSATGGCFGEQGNIMTKSGSPYSNQNQGGWTDIGQEWRTSNRTLSNGPSASTDVSARKKHTRPTFTGHQIFALEKTFEQTKYLAGPERARLAFSLGMSESQVKVWFQNRRTKWRKKSTVDPSGPPSLGSRAPGDLTPSENEDDEYTKPLDPDSDDEKIRLLLRKHRAAFSVLSLAPHNL; encoded by the exons ATGGAGACCCATCATCCTGGAGCCTTCATGTTGCCTCCTTATTCTGAAATCAAAGCCCCTCCTGGTTGCCAGTTTTCTGCCCACACAACTTTTCACAAGCTGAGTAGCACTGTATTGGGATGCCATCTCCCAGCCGGGACCCCACACGGCATTTCAGACATTCTCGGCCGACCACTACCAACTCCACATAGTGGGATGTTGCCAGCCTACCCTACAGTGCCAGGATATGGAAGATCATCAGCCACCGGTGGCTGTTTCGGTGAGCAAGGAAATATTATGACCAAAAGTGGAAGCCCATACAGCAATCAAAACCAAGGTGGCTGGACGGACATTGGGCAGGAATGGAGAACAAGCAACAGGACCCTCAGCAATG GTCCCTCAGCAAGCACAGATGTATCTGCAAGGAAGAAGCACACCCGTCCTACGTTCACGGGCCACCAGATCTTTGCCTTGGAGAAGACCTTTGAGCAAACAAAGTATCTTGCAGGACCAGAAAGGGCGAGATTGGCATTTAGTCTTGGCATGAGTGAGTCCCAAGTCAAG GTCTGGTTTCAGAACCGTCGCACTAAGTGGCGTAAGAAGAGCACTGTTGACCCTTCAGGCCCACCTTCCCTTGGTTCTCGGGCTCCTGGGGACCTAACACCCTCTGAAAATGAGGATGATGAATATACCAAACCACTAGATCCTGACTCTGACGATGAGAAGATCCGCCTGCTACTGAGGAAACACCGGGCGGCATTCTCTGTCCTCAGCCTGGCCCCTCACAACCTGTGA